CTTGATGCTGTAGCCCGGTCCGCCACTGCCGTTTCCGTTTGGATCGCCGCCCTGAATCATGAAGCCGGGGATAACACGGTGGAAGGTCAGACCGTCATAAAAGCCTTTGTTCACGAGCGAGATAAAGTTGTTGACGGTATTCGGTGCAGCTTTTGGATACAGCTCGATTTTGATTGTTTTGCCGTCATCCATTTCGATGGTAACGATCGGATCATTGTCTTGCTTGAAGCTGGCGGAATTGTCAGACGCCGATGGCGTGCTGGTCGTTTCGCCTGTAGTGCTGCTTTGGCTGCTAGAATCGCTGCCAGTGGAGCCAGAATTGGTGCTCTCTGAGCTGGAGCTGCTGCCGGTCTGTCCAGTGGTTGGTGCGCTGTTGCCGCAACCTGCCAGAATCAGAAAAACGGCGGTAAATACCAAAATCAATACAGCATGTTTACGCGGTTGGCGTAGCATAGGAATGTTCACTCCTTTGGATGATGGAATCCGTCCAGCAAGGGACGAATGGCGCGACAGCATCCCGGCATGGGATCATACACGGACTGTCAGAGCATCTTTCAGTATAAAAGGCGGCACGACCGAACACAAGTTTATGTGCATCGTGCCGCCCTGCTTCATGCTGTATCAAGCTACATAGCTGGACAAGGCAATCACAATCGTAATCGTAAATACATTAACTGTAGTAGATAACAGCACCGTCTGAGCGG
The DNA window shown above is from Paenibacillus sp. JQZ6Y-1 and carries:
- a CDS encoding peptidylprolyl isomerase, whose product is MLRQPRKHAVLILVFTAVFLILAGCGNSAPTTGQTGSSSSSESTNSGSTGSDSSSQSSTTGETTSTPSASDNSASFKQDNDPIVTIEMDDGKTIKIELYPKAAPNTVNNFISLVNKGFYDGLTFHRVIPGFMIQGGDPNGNGSGGPGYSIKGEFQSNNVQNDLKHTRGIISMARASDPNSGGSQFFIMVADAAQLDGEYAPFGKVISGMDEVDNIVNLPRGDQDKPNTPPVMKKVTVDTKDVTYPEPEKIN